A single region of the Vicia villosa cultivar HV-30 ecotype Madison, WI linkage group LG4, Vvil1.0, whole genome shotgun sequence genome encodes:
- the LOC131596517 gene encoding phosphatidate phosphatase PAH2-like: MQAWGRLGGYIRRGVCNVSGPFLPFGGAVDIIVVQQKDGSFKSSPWYVRFGKFQRVMKAAKREKVKVSVSVNGVETDFHMCLSPKGEAFFLHANSSQHGEGEEEGQEEQEEEDGIGSMWGYDDIQVRGSNKRQFKSKSCNFRSEDPVIDRTGSRRSRMCRLVFGPSSDGGDGEDVDADLVERAEIAAKLLDLRWSTNLTFDELPYRERKKTRGGNLDKEKGKTESGEVIRLASEVCGEVHVHDEVLHATSLQLPEGGKPEGVTRNVRLERPVTDCGIYDVADVGSRAKFQKSQTVNIGRRDRSVKKVSVNTPTSEQLSSLNLKEGRNTITFGFSTPMMGMRQIDARIFLWKWNTRIVISDVDGTITRSDVLGQFMPLVGIDWSQTGVAHLFSDIKENGYQLLFLSARAISQAHNTRQFLFNLNQNGKVLPDGPVVISPDGLFPSLYREVILRAPHEFKIACLEDIRALFPPDCNPFYAGFGNRDTDEISYLKVGIPKGKIFIINPKGEIFINRRCLDTNSYTSLHTLVNGMFPPTNTSEQEDYNSWNFWKLPPFE, translated from the exons AGACGCGGTGTGTGTAATGTTTCTGGGCCGTTTCTTCCGTTCGGGGGCGCtgttgatattattgttgttcaGCAGAAAGATGGGAGCTTTAAAAGTTCTCCTTGGTATGTTAGGTTTGGGAAATTTCAACGGGTTATGAAGGCGGCGAAGAGGGAGAAGGTTAAGGTTAGTGTTAGTGTTAATGGGGTTGAGACGGATTTTCATATGTGTTTGAGTCCTAAAGGGGAGGCTTTTTTTCTTCATGCGAATTCTTCGCAAcatggtgaaggagaagaagaggggcaagaggaacaagaagaagaagatgggATAGGATCTATGTGGGGTTATGATGATATTCAAGTGAGAGGGAGTAATAAGAGGCAATTTAAGTCGAAAAGTTGTAACTTTCGTTCGGAGGATCCGGTTATAGATAGGACTGGTTCTCGCCGTTCGAGGATGTGTAGGCTTGTATTTGGGCCGAGTTCTGATGGTGGTgatggtgaagatgttgatgcagATTTAGTGGAGCGTGCTGAAATTGCAGCCAAGTTGTTGGATTTAAGGTGGTCTACGAATCTCACTTTTGATGAACTTCCTTATCGGGAAAGAAAGAAGACTCGAGGTGGTAACTTGGACAAGGAGAAAGGCAAGACTGAATCTGGCGAGGTTATTCGCCTTGCAAGTGAAGTATGTGGAGAAGTTCATGTTCATGACGAGGTTTTGCATGCTACAAGTCTGCAGCTACCTGAG GGTGGAAAACCTGAGGGAGTTACTAGGAATGTCCGTCTCGAGAGACCGGTAACGGATTGTGGTATTTATGATGTTGCGGATGTTGGAAGCAGGGCAAAGTTTCAAAAGTCTCAGACTGTCAATATTGGTAGAAGGGATCGTTCTGTTAAGAAGGTTAGCGTAAATACTCCAACGTCTGAACAACTGTCATCTTTGAATCTGAAGGAAGGGAGGAACACGATTACCTTCGGTTTTTCTACACCTATGATGGGCATGCGGCAG ATTGATGCTCGGATATTTTTGTGGAAATGGAATACTCGTATAGTGATATCAGATGTGGATGGGACAATTACAAG GTCAGATGTTCTAGGTCAATTCATGCCTTTAGTTGGGATTGACTGGTCACAAACTGGTGTTGCTCATTTATTTTCAGACATCAAG GAAAATGGCTACCAGTTGCTTTTTCTCAGTGCTCGTGCAATTTCTCAAGCACATAACACCAGACAATTCCTATTCAATCTTAACCAG AACGGAAAAGTCTTACCAGATGGTCCGGTTGTCATTTCCCCCGACGGACTTTTTCCTTCTTTATATAGAGAAG TTATCCTCAGGGCTCCGCACGAGTTCAAAATTGCATGTTTAGAG GACATCAGGGCACTTTTTCCTCCTGATTGCAATCCGTTCTATGCTGGATTTGGAAATAGAGATACCGATGAAATCAGCTACCTTAAGGTTGGAATCCCTAAAGGAAAAATATTCATCATTAATCCCAAG GGTGAGATTTTTATAAACCGACGGTGTTTAGACACAAATTCATACACTTCTCTTCACACTCTCGTGAACGGAATGTTTCCCCCTACAAACACATCTGAACAg GAGGATTACAATTCATGGAACTTCTGGAAGTTGCCCCCTTTCGAATAA